From Halogranum gelatinilyticum, the proteins below share one genomic window:
- a CDS encoding uroporphyrinogen-III synthase, whose translation MSKPTVAVLRPDDDRITEAVKYLRSLGVTAVADPMLTIRLTGKTLGAADYCVFTSRTGVEIAVEQNWYSSKSTVCAVGQQTASALRDDGIPVDIVPSTFTSTGLVEELAAEVDGSTVEIARSAHGSDVLIQGLETAGADVYETQLYRLDRPTDAGRSVTLATDGQLDGILFSSPRTVNHFCEIAAEQTGLPALQRGMTKTIIGAIGLPTARAIWGHGITVDVIPDTVGFSQLADRTVEEIDTRN comes from the coding sequence ATGAGCAAGCCAACAGTAGCTGTTCTTCGACCCGATGACGATCGGATTACGGAGGCAGTCAAGTATCTCCGCTCACTAGGAGTTACAGCAGTAGCAGATCCAATGCTGACGATTCGTCTGACTGGTAAGACGCTAGGGGCGGCAGACTATTGCGTCTTCACAAGCCGTACCGGAGTGGAGATAGCTGTCGAACAAAACTGGTATTCTAGTAAATCAACGGTGTGTGCCGTTGGACAGCAGACCGCTTCGGCATTGCGGGACGATGGTATTCCAGTCGATATCGTGCCGTCCACTTTCACGTCCACAGGTCTCGTTGAAGAACTCGCTGCTGAGGTCGACGGGTCAACCGTCGAAATCGCCCGCAGTGCACACGGCAGTGATGTACTAATTCAAGGCTTAGAGACTGCCGGTGCAGATGTCTATGAAACGCAGTTGTACCGATTGGATCGCCCAACTGATGCTGGCCGGTCAGTCACTCTCGCCACGGACGGGCAACTGGATGGTATCCTTTTCTCGTCACCCAGGACAGTGAACCATTTCTGCGAAATCGCCGCCGAACAAACCGGTCTACCCGCACTCCAACGGGGAATGACAAAGACAATCATCGGCGCAATCGGCCTACCGACGGCTCGTGCGATTTGGGGCCACGGCATCACGGTGGACGTGATACCAGACACAGTCGGGTTTTCTCAGCTCGCAGATCGCACTGTGGAGGAAATCGACACCCGCAATTAA